Genomic DNA from Streptomyces venezuelae:
TGCTTCTTCTCCCTGGCGCTGCTCGTCGACGGCCTCGGGCTGATCGCGACGGGCATCGGAGGGCGCCGCATCGTCAGTCTCGTACAACCTGAAGAACACTTGAAGGCAGCACATCGGGGGCAGGGCGGGCAGGACCAGTCGGACAACTGACGCCGTCCGACCCAGGCGGTCAAATCGCGTCGATAGTCGCTGACTTCTGGTCAGTGGAGTGGCTCGGACCGGAGCGTTACCAACACTCGTGGTGTGGCGACAATCGAGCGCGAGGGCGGCGACCGGACGATGGGGAACGACGGGAGAGGGCCGTGCCCTTTCCCTAGGAGCGGCGGATCGGTGCCGTACGAAGGGGTGTGGCGCTTCACCGCCCCCGCCGTCGACGCCTCCGTGCCCCAGGCCCGGCACGCGGTGCGCGACCTGCTGGCCCGGCAGGGCGTACCGGCGCCGGACGACCTCGTACAGGGACTGCTGCTGATCGTCTCCGAGCTGGTGACCAACGCGGTGCGCCACGCGGCCCTGCTGTCGCCGATGCTTGCGGTGGAGGTCGCGGTCGGCGCCGAGTGGGTGCGGGTCTCCGTCGAGGACAACCACCCCTAC
This window encodes:
- a CDS encoding ATP-binding protein, which translates into the protein MGNDGRGPCPFPRSGGSVPYEGVWRFTAPAVDASVPQARHAVRDLLARQGVPAPDDLVQGLLLIVSELVTNAVRHAALLSPMLAVEVAVGAEWVRVSVEDNHPYRPTALVADHAQTGGRGLLLVREITAEAGGACDVEHTASGGKVIWAALPLKPNGG